The DNA region CATGAGCACCAGCACGCCGGTACGTCCGATGCCCGCGCTGCAATGTACGATTATGGGACTGTTCACGTCCTCACCCCTGCACTCCATCACTTTAtctgtaaaaattaagaattgagTAGGCGAATCAGGCACTCCGTGATCAGGCCACGCGGTGTATtgcatatgttttattttcctgTCGGTGTTCGTCtgaaaacaacaaacaattaaataaatggctCAAATTGTGATTTGTTAAACATACTTTAATGTCGTGAAGTGTGAAGTCTCGAAATACAAAACTGCCGGAAGGATCGTCTTCTTCGCTTTCGCCTTTAACTGTAACGTTTTGCATCGTCAGAACTTCCTCGACACCTGGCCAATATTGATGGCACTTTGGTCGACCTAACCAACACAAAatagttgttaatttttttttttgatatcacgacgaaaatttaaatttaccccGTTCGACGAGGGTGGTAAGCATGACGATCAAACTACAGTCGTTCTCCAGAATCATTTGCCAAAAGTCTTCAGTTGTTGTTGGCAAAGGTCCTTGTGTCGCGATGTACCGATTTACGATATCTGTATGCGGGATGTGCATGTTAACAAAGTTTGCATTTATATAATCGCCACTCGCAGCGTTTTTTAACACAACCCTTGTGCTGTCATCTGAAAAATGTTTTCGTGTGAAAACTACTTTATAACCGAcagttttaaagaattttttagagaaaaaatatatataatagttgTGTAGTTATTGCAAATAATAGAACTTACAAGGTGATATGTCTCTATATCGATTTTTGTTAACGTTCTTGGGTTTCGCCGACTCGTCGCAGGTCAACTCGGGATGTTTCCTGTATAGCATCTCGTACTGCGTGACTAATTGTCCACTGGCCAAACCGTCGGCCAACAACATCACGCTCATCTGCAGAGCATCACTGGGCGAGGACGGGCTGACGTTCACGTCATCCGGAACGTAACAAATCAACGGCTCGGCAAAGTCCAATCGGAACGGCGCACTCTGCTTCAATTGCAAAACCAATTTGCCATCATTCGAGTTTCGCGCCTCGTGTATCAAAGCAACGACTTCCTCGTGGAGGGCGTGTGTCACATCATGCGAGTTAATTTTGAGCACGACGTCACCTTCGGAGAGTTTCGGGGTGCATTTGTCGGCTGGTGTGTCGGCGGCCACACGTGAAACCTTTATCGGCACGTTTCTCGTTGTACCACCTTAAATAAAGCATATGATCAATATACTGCAACTAACTGgaagagaaaatgaaaaatgaacgtACCGGTGACGTTGAAGCCGTACTTTTGACCCTGGTCCGGAAACAGAACTATAGTAACTATCCCTCCTACCCCGTCGACGCTCTGACAGGGCGAGTGACCCGCGCTGTCAGGTGGCGTGTCGTAAATTTCGTTAGGGGTTGTGGGAGAAGGTTCCTCGTCTGCGTAACTCATAACTCTCCCCGCAATACCAGGCGAAAATGGCCCTTCAAGCGTTCTCTCCAAGAAACTACCatcactatttaaaaaacaatgtattaatagaatattttgcaCATGgatctaaaattattagttagttGTTCCATTTTCTATGTTAAAATCACTCGTTACTTACGGTCCATGTTTCGGACGTctcaaatatatgtttttaatgctTGACAGTTTGCGTCTGACGCCTACCCTGTTCATTTAAACCCTGAATTATATTACCGAAGCATTACAAGAAAATACTCACTCGTCGGACAATCTGGATTCTTCTGTCCAAGCCTTTTTCGGCTCTTTGGTGCCCAAAACTGTGACTTTATTGTCGTAAGGTCTCGGTGGTCTTGCCGGTGCCACCAGAACTTTTCCCTTCTCTTCTAGAGCGGGTGCAGGCACGGTTTGTCTCACTAGCTGTTTGCTGGGTGATCGCACAAACTTTCTTTCAGTTTTGCCGCGCTGTTTTACGTCTGTGACCGTTTGAAATTCAGTACGGCCCGAGTAGGAGAATTTCGAACCCAAAGTTAGGGGGAATTTTCGTTTGGCTTTTGGTGAATGGAGGCGGAAGAAGGTGTGGTGTTCGACGCAAGCTTTCCATAACGTTTTCGACGATCTGTATGTGTCCATGTTGAAGATCAGGATTGTGTCGTAGTTTTCGGActggaaacaaataaattgacgATGATTCACGTGTAAATGTATCAATTTGAAAGTGCCTTACAGGTTCTCGAATGAGCCTTATAAAGAACTCTTTGCGTTTAAACGAAATCTTCATGATTTTCGACCAGGAAAACGTGTTGATTTTGATGCCATTCTGAAAAACTAACAGACCCAAATGCGTGACGCCTAACTGTATATCTTTTCCCGAACTATCCTGaaattaacaatgaaattaGGGTGAAAACAACGAACAAGTACAAGTATAATTCTTACTTTCGCTTTGTGTAGTTCAACACCGTACATTTCGAGTTTTTTAGCGTGATCGAGGAACTGGAATTCACAATCGGCCGGCGTCAAACCTCTGAAAAATAGAAAGCTCCATTAAAACAATCAATCGTAATGGGACGCGTTATCTCCATGTTTACTCATCACCTTAAAAATTACTCATTGATAACCAATTCTAACAAACTCCATTGATTCTTTGTTCTTACTATCTGGGTACACAAGTGCGTTAGCATCGTTGTTTGCACTGTGCCAAATCGAAGATAAGATAAGCGAATAATTGTTCGACGAATTCATATATTATAGGTTTTACCTCAGC from Aethina tumida isolate Nest 87 chromosome 1, icAetTumi1.1, whole genome shotgun sequence includes:
- the LOC109600534 gene encoding tyrosine-protein phosphatase non-receptor type 4 isoform X1, which produces MNMLERVARRAFSGSSGTYNVHALELAAARDRKTKGLIVTVHFLDNSHHEFTMQKRAKGAELLDLTYKHLELVEKDYFGLQFFVDISQKKEYMRWLDPSKSVKKQLANCQSPLYFRVKFYVSDPSKLLEEYTRYYFFLQLRRDILEQRLVLPISRAILFSGYIAQAELGDFQPGDHEPGYLSKLQLVPDQTEDLERKISEFHKELRGLTPADCEFQFLDHAKKLEMYGVELHKAKDSSGKDIQLGVTHLGLLVFQNGIKINTFSWSKIMKISFKRKEFFIRLIREPSENYDTILIFNMDTYRSSKTLWKACVEHHTFFRLHSPKAKRKFPLTLGSKFSYSGRTEFQTVTDVKQRGKTERKFVRSPSKQLVRQTVPAPALEEKGKVLVAPARPPRPYDNKVTVLGTKEPKKAWTEESRLSDEVGVRRKLSSIKNIYLRRPKHGPDGSFLERTLEGPFSPGIAGRVMSYADEEPSPTTPNEIYDTPPDSAGHSPCQSVDGVGGIVTIVLFPDQGQKYGFNVTGGTTRNVPIKVSRVAADTPADKCTPKLSEGDVVLKINSHDVTHALHEEVVALIHEARNSNDGKLVLQLKQSAPFRLDFAEPLICYVPDDVNVSPSSPSDALQMSVMLLADGLASGQLVTQYEMLYRKHPELTCDESAKPKNVNKNRYRDISPYDSTRVVLKNAASGDYINANFVNMHIPHTDIVNRYIATQGPLPTTTEDFWQMILENDCSLIVMLTTLVERGRPKCHQYWPGVEEVLTMQNVTVKGESEEDDPSGSFVFRDFTLHDIKTNTDRKIKHMQYTAWPDHGVPDSPTQFLIFTDKVMECRGEDVNSPIIVHCSAGIGRTGVLVLMETALCLIANEEPVYPLEIVKTMREQRAMMIQNASQYRFVCECVHAAYMTRSKRHSREVKENGEQEDDVKSD
- the LOC109600534 gene encoding tyrosine-protein phosphatase non-receptor type 4 isoform X2, with the protein product MNMLERVARRAFSGSSGTYNVHALELAAARDRKTKGLIVTVHFLDNSHHEFTMQKRAKGAELLDLTYKHLELVEKDYFGLQFFVDISQKKEYMRWLDPSKSVKKQLANCQSPLYFRVKFYVSDPSKLLEEYTRYYFFLQLRRDILEQRLVLPISRAILFSGYIAQAELGDFQPGDHEPGYLSKLQLVPDQTEDLERKISEFHKELRGLTPADCEFQFLDHAKKLEMYGVELHKAKDSSGKDIQLGVTHLGLLVFQNGIKINTFSWSKIMKISFKRKEFFIRLIREPSENYDTILIFNMDTYRSSKTLWKACVEHHTFFRLHSPKAKRKFPLTLGSKFSYSGRTEFQTVTDVKQRGKTERKFVRSPSKQLVRQTVPAPALEEKGKVLVAPARPPRPYDNKVTVLGTKEPKKAWTEESRLSDDDGSFLERTLEGPFSPGIAGRVMSYADEEPSPTTPNEIYDTPPDSAGHSPCQSVDGVGGIVTIVLFPDQGQKYGFNVTGGTTRNVPIKVSRVAADTPADKCTPKLSEGDVVLKINSHDVTHALHEEVVALIHEARNSNDGKLVLQLKQSAPFRLDFAEPLICYVPDDVNVSPSSPSDALQMSVMLLADGLASGQLVTQYEMLYRKHPELTCDESAKPKNVNKNRYRDISPYDSTRVVLKNAASGDYINANFVNMHIPHTDIVNRYIATQGPLPTTTEDFWQMILENDCSLIVMLTTLVERGRPKCHQYWPGVEEVLTMQNVTVKGESEEDDPSGSFVFRDFTLHDIKTNTDRKIKHMQYTAWPDHGVPDSPTQFLIFTDKVMECRGEDVNSPIIVHCSAGIGRTGVLVLMETALCLIANEEPVYPLEIVKTMREQRAMMIQNASQYRFVCECVHAAYMTRSKRHSREVKENGEQEDDVKSD